A DNA window from Polyangiaceae bacterium contains the following coding sequences:
- the meaB gene encoding methylmalonyl Co-A mutase-associated GTPase MeaB codes for MLRRELAAVARALSLVEDTRAPVEAEARALLAELHAVARSKGHRVGVTGPPGAGKSSLLSRMVSGYRRRGRSVGVLAIDPSSPRSGGALLGDRARMVLDVDDPDVFVRSMASGGSLGGLSRAAGAAVDVLGAAYDVVIVETTGVGQSETDIEHVTDTVLLVIQPASGDILQFIKSGIVEIPDRFVVNKSDLGAVATRAASELKSALRVADKGHDPDGVLLASATEDTGIDALLDSLDAHRRMLEQDGKLLPRRDAKAAQWGLRLLEYRSWQAELARLGGRAEVVASLEQATSAGQDALSAVHALAHDSRKEEGTGR; via the coding sequence GTGCTGAGACGGGAACTCGCCGCCGTGGCGCGTGCGCTTTCCTTGGTCGAGGACACGCGCGCTCCGGTGGAAGCCGAGGCGCGAGCGCTACTGGCGGAGCTTCACGCCGTGGCGCGGAGCAAAGGCCACCGCGTGGGCGTCACTGGGCCACCGGGAGCCGGCAAGAGCTCGCTGCTCAGCCGCATGGTGTCCGGCTACCGCCGCCGCGGCCGCAGCGTGGGAGTGCTGGCCATCGACCCTAGCAGCCCGCGCAGCGGCGGAGCGCTGCTGGGCGACCGCGCGCGCATGGTGCTGGACGTGGACGACCCCGACGTGTTCGTCCGCAGCATGGCGAGCGGCGGCAGCCTCGGTGGGCTGTCGCGGGCGGCGGGCGCGGCCGTGGACGTGCTCGGCGCTGCCTACGACGTGGTCATCGTCGAGACGACCGGCGTTGGGCAGAGCGAGACGGACATCGAGCACGTGACGGATACGGTGCTGCTGGTGATTCAACCCGCTTCCGGCGACATCTTGCAGTTCATCAAATCAGGGATCGTGGAAATCCCGGATCGCTTCGTGGTGAACAAGTCGGATCTTGGCGCCGTGGCCACTCGCGCCGCCAGCGAACTCAAGTCCGCTCTGCGCGTGGCAGACAAAGGCCACGACCCTGACGGCGTGCTCCTCGCCAGCGCGACCGAGGACACCGGCATCGACGCATTGCTCGACTCCCTCGACGCCCATCGACGGATGTTGGAGCAGGATGGGAAGCTCCTACCGCGACGCGACGCGAAGGCGGCGCAATGGGGACTGCGTCTGCTGGAGTATCGAAGCTGGCAAGCGGAACTCGCGCGCCTTGGCGGGCGTGCGGAAGTCGTCGCCTCGCTCGAACAGGCGACCAGCGCTGGCCAAGATGCGCTGTCAGCGGTTCACGCTCTAGCGCACGACTCTCGGAAAGAAGAAGGCACAGGAAGGTAG
- a CDS encoding protein meaA, whose protein sequence is MTERDRPWIMRTYSGHSTPKASNALYRENLARGQTGLSVAFDLPTQTGYDADHALARGEVGRTGVPVSHLGDVRELFAGLDLGAMNTSMTINATAVWLFALYAVCAQEQGAAVASLRGTTQNDIIKEYLSRGTYVFPPRPSLRLTADLIQYTVEHAPEFNPINICSYHLQEAGATASQEVAYALCTAITVLDTIKERGIDTEGLTRVYQRLSFFVNSGIRFVEEACKLRAMTELWDRLGKERYGITDDRARRLRYGVQVNSLGLTEAQPENNIARIVLEMLGVTLSKAARARAIQLPAWNEALGLPRPWDQQLSLRAQQILAFETDLLEYPDLFDGSPVIARKTRAISEEAWAEVERVLAGGGAIAAVESGAIKEALVRENAARLARIEAGEQVVVGVNRFSESAESPLLSDGGAGAILRVDPQAEADQQRSLSRFRAQRDASAVGRSLEALRRAAEAGDNLVPPSMAAATAGVTTGEWGQALRDVFGEYRAPTGLGRGSPAAALPSYDSLRERVTALASRMGRRPKLLVGKPGLDGHSNGAEQIALRARDAGFEVVYEGIRSSPDAIARAAAEEGAHLIGLSILSGAHLELVRDTLAALRARGAGDIPVVVGGIIPDADVAPLREAGVKEIFTPKDFRIGQILERLVQVMEQARA, encoded by the coding sequence GTGACAGAGCGAGACCGTCCCTGGATCATGCGCACGTACTCGGGACACTCGACGCCCAAGGCGTCGAATGCCCTGTACCGAGAGAACTTGGCTCGAGGCCAGACCGGCCTATCCGTCGCCTTCGACCTGCCAACGCAGACGGGCTACGACGCCGACCACGCACTCGCGCGGGGAGAAGTAGGGCGCACCGGAGTGCCCGTGAGCCATTTGGGCGACGTGCGCGAGCTATTTGCAGGCTTGGATCTGGGCGCGATGAACACGTCCATGACCATCAATGCCACGGCGGTGTGGCTGTTCGCGCTCTATGCCGTCTGCGCGCAGGAACAAGGCGCAGCGGTGGCGTCACTGCGCGGCACGACCCAGAACGACATCATCAAGGAGTATCTTTCGCGCGGCACCTACGTATTCCCCCCGCGGCCCAGCCTGCGGCTGACGGCGGATCTGATCCAATACACGGTGGAGCACGCGCCGGAGTTCAACCCGATCAACATCTGCAGCTATCATCTGCAAGAGGCGGGGGCGACGGCGTCGCAGGAGGTGGCCTACGCGCTCTGTACCGCGATCACGGTACTCGACACGATCAAGGAGCGAGGCATCGACACCGAGGGGCTGACACGGGTCTACCAGCGTCTTTCCTTCTTCGTGAACTCGGGCATCCGCTTCGTCGAAGAGGCCTGCAAGCTCAGGGCGATGACGGAGCTCTGGGATCGCTTGGGCAAAGAGCGCTATGGCATCACCGACGACCGCGCGCGGCGCCTGCGCTACGGCGTGCAGGTCAACTCCTTGGGCCTCACCGAGGCACAGCCCGAAAACAACATCGCGCGCATCGTGCTCGAGATGTTGGGCGTCACGCTGAGCAAGGCCGCTCGCGCGAGGGCGATCCAGTTGCCCGCTTGGAACGAAGCGTTGGGGTTGCCGCGTCCCTGGGACCAGCAGCTGTCTCTTCGCGCGCAGCAGATCCTCGCCTTCGAAACCGACTTGCTCGAGTATCCCGACCTGTTCGATGGGTCGCCGGTGATCGCACGAAAGACTCGCGCCATCAGCGAGGAGGCATGGGCTGAGGTGGAGCGCGTGCTGGCAGGGGGCGGCGCCATCGCTGCAGTGGAGAGCGGGGCCATCAAAGAAGCGCTCGTGCGCGAGAACGCCGCGCGGCTCGCTCGCATCGAGGCCGGCGAGCAGGTCGTGGTGGGCGTGAACCGCTTCAGCGAATCCGCGGAGAGTCCGCTGCTCTCCGATGGCGGTGCAGGCGCGATCCTGCGCGTGGATCCTCAGGCAGAGGCCGACCAGCAGCGGAGCTTGAGCCGGTTCAGGGCCCAGCGCGACGCGTCGGCGGTCGGCCGCTCCCTCGAGGCACTGCGTCGCGCCGCCGAGGCCGGTGACAATCTGGTGCCGCCGTCCATGGCAGCGGCCACGGCGGGAGTCACCACGGGCGAGTGGGGGCAGGCCTTGCGCGATGTCTTTGGTGAGTACCGCGCGCCCACGGGGCTCGGTCGCGGGTCGCCGGCAGCGGCACTGCCCAGCTATGACAGCTTGCGGGAGCGTGTGACGGCGCTCGCGTCGCGCATGGGTCGGCGGCCCAAGTTGCTCGTTGGTAAGCCCGGCCTCGATGGCCACTCCAACGGCGCGGAGCAGATCGCCCTACGCGCGCGAGATGCCGGTTTCGAGGTGGTGTACGAGGGCATTCGCAGTTCCCCGGATGCGATCGCACGCGCTGCCGCCGAAGAGGGCGCGCACCTGATCGGCTTGAGCATTCTGAGCGGAGCTCACCTGGAACTGGTGCGCGACACGCTGGCGGCGCTACGGGCTCGTGGAGCCGGGGACATTCCCGTCGTGGTAGGTGGCATCATTCCCGATGCCGACGTCGCGCCCTTGCGTGAAGCTGGCGTGAAGGAGATCTTCACGCCCAAGGATTTCCGCATCGGGCAGATCCTGGAGCGGTTGGTTCAGGTAATGGAGCAAGCCCGCGCGTGA
- a CDS encoding zf-TFIIB domain-containing protein, with product MNLPSAALCTGCGYELGLEPLGTPDGLSCPDCRQHFQLFSGDGGLLRDCEHCGGQFVEHALLKALLERREAYGSHAPRPPRFNPLDNPVRYVACPVCRDVMSRRNFGRNSGVIVDVCARHGTWFDAGELPRVLAFVEAGGLDFARRREAEERRQRQNDERVRRVERSLAPLSGPGTTPQMFKTRAAADLSEAGGLLLDFVSTLLR from the coding sequence ATGAACCTGCCCTCCGCAGCGCTTTGCACGGGCTGCGGCTACGAGCTGGGCCTGGAACCCCTGGGCACTCCCGACGGGCTCAGCTGCCCCGACTGCCGGCAGCATTTCCAGCTCTTCAGCGGGGACGGCGGACTATTGCGAGACTGCGAGCACTGCGGCGGACAGTTCGTCGAGCACGCCCTGCTCAAGGCGCTGCTCGAGCGCCGCGAGGCCTACGGCAGTCACGCGCCGCGGCCGCCGCGCTTCAATCCCCTGGACAATCCGGTGCGCTACGTCGCGTGTCCCGTGTGCCGCGATGTCATGTCGCGACGCAACTTCGGACGAAACAGCGGCGTGATCGTGGACGTGTGTGCACGCCACGGGACGTGGTTCGACGCCGGAGAGCTGCCTCGCGTACTCGCCTTCGTCGAGGCAGGCGGCCTCGACTTCGCGCGGCGGCGTGAGGCGGAGGAACGACGTCAGCGGCAGAACGACGAACGCGTCCGCCGCGTGGAACGTTCCCTCGCACCCCTCAGCGGGCCCGGCACGACCCCTCAAATGTTCAAGACCCGCGCGGCAGCGGACTTGTCCGAGGCCGGCGGCCTGCTGCTCGACTTCGTGTCCACGCTACTGCGCTGA
- a CDS encoding radical SAM protein gives MRVAIVGADFEENLGVGMIAAVAAEAGHDVRVVPYNSPADRGRVSTLLAEDAPDLIGLSMQFQHRGHDFLSLARALRRQGYDGHITAGGQFASLAAEEVLARAHGVNSIVLHDGEDTFPELLAALEQDAPLDSIPGLAFSRDGQVVRGPGRGLDKDLDRFPFPRRYRTPSRHAGVPFFPIMGSRGCWGSCSYCSITSFYRQAKREGGGPTLRFRSPENVAREMAMLHHAVGEACVFCFHDDNFLLPRPEDSLARIEAICQHLEAQGVEKAGFIGKCRPETLTPPLARRLRELGVVRLYVGVENVAEAGARHLNRGTQHRAVAAALDACEAAGIFACYNLLIFEPEATIDDLQQNIAFMRAHANHPVNFCRAEPYYGTPLQLGLAREGQLGGSYLGWNYRIADDDTELAFRIASTVFRERNFRCDGVANRVMGVGYAAKLVEHFRPEVAERASHLRERGASLTRAITLDTARYLERVLEIAQSPRATPEDVDRVERQTALLGLEIAESDRLWQHELDEFYADVEVAARRARPAPARVTARKLANLRVQIALGATLALSSVGCGGDSKDDGYVADPLPQDSGVDSDADSMVADPVPFDAGMDVDPDSFVADPLPDDGGVDAEPDGFVADPPPPDAGMSLNETSPTRSRRLDLIDQWTETTARRAVRSRDLPLFDPPEIELAARERGGVVEVELRGAPPGATTRWEAAGHVRGDAQGARWTPDSAAGDALRVAVRSSGGVSFASLRLRDVKRDTSA, from the coding sequence ATGCGCGTTGCGATCGTGGGAGCGGACTTCGAAGAAAACCTAGGCGTCGGGATGATCGCGGCGGTTGCGGCAGAAGCGGGCCACGACGTGCGCGTGGTCCCCTACAACTCCCCTGCCGACCGCGGGCGCGTCAGCACCCTGCTAGCCGAGGATGCCCCGGACTTGATCGGGCTCAGCATGCAGTTCCAGCATCGAGGTCACGATTTTCTGTCCTTGGCTCGCGCGCTGCGCAGGCAGGGCTACGACGGGCACATCACCGCTGGCGGGCAGTTCGCGAGCTTGGCCGCGGAAGAAGTGCTGGCGCGCGCGCATGGCGTGAACAGCATCGTGCTGCACGATGGCGAGGACACGTTTCCGGAGCTCCTCGCAGCACTGGAGCAAGACGCGCCCCTCGACAGCATTCCCGGGCTGGCCTTCAGTCGTGACGGTCAGGTCGTCCGCGGTCCGGGCCGTGGGCTCGACAAGGACCTCGACCGCTTTCCCTTCCCTCGTCGCTATCGAACACCGTCGCGACACGCCGGCGTCCCCTTCTTTCCGATCATGGGCTCGCGTGGCTGTTGGGGCAGCTGCAGCTACTGCTCCATCACTTCTTTCTATCGGCAGGCAAAGCGCGAGGGCGGTGGCCCCACCCTGCGCTTTCGATCCCCCGAGAACGTCGCACGCGAAATGGCAATGCTTCACCACGCCGTGGGCGAAGCGTGCGTCTTTTGTTTTCACGACGACAATTTCCTCCTGCCGCGCCCCGAGGATTCCCTCGCCCGCATCGAAGCCATCTGCCAACACTTGGAAGCCCAGGGCGTGGAGAAGGCTGGCTTCATCGGAAAGTGCCGGCCGGAGACCCTGACCCCGCCCCTCGCCCGGCGTCTGCGTGAGCTCGGGGTCGTCCGACTCTACGTGGGAGTCGAGAACGTGGCCGAAGCGGGCGCGCGGCACCTCAATCGAGGCACGCAGCACCGAGCCGTGGCGGCGGCCCTGGACGCCTGCGAAGCAGCGGGGATCTTCGCTTGCTACAACTTGCTCATCTTCGAGCCCGAAGCGACCATCGACGATCTGCAGCAGAACATCGCGTTCATGCGCGCTCACGCGAACCATCCGGTGAATTTCTGTCGCGCCGAGCCCTACTACGGAACGCCGCTGCAGCTTGGTCTCGCCCGTGAAGGTCAGCTTGGAGGCAGCTACCTGGGCTGGAACTACCGCATCGCAGACGACGACACGGAGTTGGCGTTTCGCATTGCTTCCACGGTCTTCCGCGAGCGGAACTTCCGTTGCGACGGCGTGGCAAATCGCGTCATGGGCGTCGGCTACGCAGCCAAGCTAGTCGAGCATTTCCGGCCAGAGGTCGCGGAGCGCGCCAGTCACTTGCGCGAACGTGGGGCGTCCTTGACGCGCGCCATCACTCTCGACACGGCGCGGTACCTGGAACGCGTTTTGGAGATCGCTCAGTCGCCGCGCGCGACGCCCGAGGACGTCGACCGGGTCGAACGCCAGACCGCGCTCCTGGGCCTGGAAATCGCAGAGTCGGATCGCCTCTGGCAACACGAACTCGACGAGTTCTACGCCGACGTGGAAGTCGCGGCGCGGCGCGCGCGTCCAGCGCCAGCCCGCGTCACGGCGCGCAAGTTGGCCAACTTGCGCGTGCAGATCGCCCTCGGCGCGACGCTCGCACTTTCCTCGGTCGGCTGCGGCGGCGACAGCAAGGACGACGGCTACGTCGCCGATCCCCTACCCCAGGACAGTGGCGTGGATAGCGACGCGGACTCGATGGTCGCCGATCCCGTGCCCTTCGACGCGGGGATGGACGTCGATCCCGACAGCTTCGTCGCCGATCCACTTCCCGACGACGGGGGCGTCGATGCCGAGCCCGACGGCTTCGTGGCGGATCCGCCGCCACCCGATGCCGGAATGTCCCTCAACGAGACGTCTCCCACGCGTTCGCGCCGTCTCGATCTGATCGATCAATGGACGGAAACCACCGCACGGCGCGCGGTGCGCAGCCGCGATCTACCCCTGTTCGACCCGCCAGAGATCGAGCTGGCCGCGCGCGAGCGCGGCGGAGTCGTGGAGGTGGAGCTTCGTGGCGCGCCGCCCGGCGCCACCACGCGTTGGGAAGCGGCGGGTCATGTACGAGGTGACGCGCAGGGAGCGCGCTGGACGCCGGATTCCGCAGCTGGAGACGCATTGCGCGTCGCCGTGCGCAGCAGCGGCGGCGTATCCTTCGCCTCTCTGCGTTTGCGCGACGTGAAGCGCGACACCTCGGCCTAA
- the clpS gene encoding ATP-dependent Clp protease adapter ClpS — translation MASNPGNGSPDIDREGDLAVQERQKARRAPRYQVVFHNDDYTTMEFVIDVLMQFFHLSETSATKVMLEVHHKGYGVVGVFTRDIAETKADQVMAYAKENGHPLRVTAEPADDEDDE, via the coding sequence ATGGCATCCAACCCTGGCAACGGCTCACCGGACATCGACCGCGAAGGCGACTTGGCGGTCCAGGAGCGGCAGAAGGCGCGACGTGCTCCCCGCTACCAGGTCGTGTTCCACAACGACGACTACACGACCATGGAGTTCGTGATCGACGTGCTGATGCAGTTCTTCCACCTGAGTGAAACCAGCGCGACCAAGGTGATGCTCGAGGTGCATCACAAGGGCTACGGCGTGGTGGGCGTTTTCACCCGCGACATCGCCGAAACCAAGGCGGACCAGGTAATGGCCTACGCCAAGGAAAATGGTCACCCGCTACGAGTCACCGCAGAACCTGCGGATGACGAGGACGACGAATGA